A single region of the Halichondria panicea chromosome 10, odHalPani1.1, whole genome shotgun sequence genome encodes:
- the LOC135342402 gene encoding solute carrier family 66 member 2-like has protein sequence MDLVMSGEMLGMAVTVVVQFFMVFGGILPYLPQYLTVYRSKDAHGFSTFVCFVIIVSQILRILFWFGKHYELPLLLQSIVMILVMLAMLHICTFVSKKKSSLVVKRITDLKWEEFWKWTYFSDYCVFVLCLSVCGGALTWWLNGVPIYVEALGFSSLLLEACLGIPQFNKNYRNKSTKGMSVGMVLLWLTGDAAKTIYFVLRQSPFQFVMCGTLQCIVDVAVLVQVFIY, from the exons ATGGATTTAGTGATGAGTGGAGAGATGCTTGGAATGGCCGTGACAGTGGTGGTGCAGTTCTTTATGGTGTTTGGAGGTATCCTACCGTATCTACCCCAGTATCTGACTGTGTACCGCTCCAAAGATGCTCATGGCTTCTCCACTTTTGTGTGCTTTGTGATTATCGTGTCTCAGATCCTCCGAATACTCTTCTG GTTTGGCAAGCACTATGAGCTGCCTCTACTGCTGCAGAGCATTGTCATGATTCTTGTCATGTTGGCCATGCTGCACATCTGTACGTTCGTATCAAAGAAGAAGTCATCTCTGGTTGTAAAGAGAATTACTG ATCTCAAGTGGGAGGAGTTTTGGAAGTGGACGTATTTCTCTGATTACTGTGTCTTTGTGTTGTGTCTGAGTGTGTGCGGTGGTGCCTTGACCTGGTGGTTGAATGGAGTGCCCATTTATGTTGAGGCTCTCGGCTTCTCCTCTCTGTTACTGGAGGCATGTTTAGGGATACCTCAGTTCAATAAGAATTACCGTAACAAGTCCACAAAGGGAATGAG TGTGGGGATGGTGTTGCTCTGGTTGACTGGAGACGCTGCCAAGACTATCTATTTTGTTCTCAGACAATCTCCATTTCAGTTTGTTATGTGTGGAACTTTACAATGCATTGTAGATGTAGCTGTACTAGTTCAAGTGTTCATTTATTGA
- the LOC135342399 gene encoding tyrosine-protein phosphatase non-receptor type 2-like: protein MDVEFIQIEGQQGGWQLLFQKLHQISRVNAGPQLVAKKPLNVIRNRYRDVLPIDSTRVVLDNPDNDYINANHVRFEEVQRKFILTQGPLEHTCPHFWQMVWENNSSGIVMLNKCVERGMSKCFPYWPHAEDPPLEAGVFTIENLGTEEEPSYQLSNLKLINTETEESRVILHYHYTKWPDFGVPQNPDVFLEFLYAVRGSGVLGESVGPCVVHCSAGIGRTGTFCLVDLMLANLEGVSDLGAVNTQSVLLDMRKQRLGLIQTPDQLRFSYIAILQGAIQDLHLETSSYEPELSEESEEDSLDDTDSDVDEDEDERMERKYPGLSRQYGRPSEELPPPLPPRPPDTLPPDYSDDSDDAYERPPPPPTTRPPGPPTSPPLGNEQSTKRRKLEEGPPAEEGPPVPARSLSPAKVDIYNSSDPFLGVGRGGDSPQRPPPLPAKQARATTTLSGGVQPPPVLTNSGGGEQPPPPTTVSVGGGEIEDEERALLSELDELAQMVSTHNGELSAGPEFVSEREMRRQKTLDKIHSIKNQIDNESDWSVPWLLVGFVAVLGYCVYYVLR, encoded by the exons ATGGATGTAGAGTTTATACAGATCGAGGGTCAACAGGGAGGCTGGCAGCTCCTCTTCCAG AAACTTCACCAAATCTCTCGAGTGAATGCTGGTCCTCAACTGGTGGCCAAGAAACCGTTGAATGTCATACGGAACAGATACCGAGACGTCCTACCCA TTGACTCGACTCGAGTGGTGTTGGATAATCCTGACAATGACTACATTAATGCCAACCATGTTCGG TTTGAAGAGGTGCAAAGAAAGTTCATTCTAACGCAAGGACCGTTAGAACATACGTGCCCTCACTTCTGGCAAATGGTTTGGGAGAATAACTCGTCAGGAATAGTCATGCTCAACAAGTGTGTGGAGCGAGGAATG AGCAAGTGCTTTCCCTACTGGCCACACGCAGAGGACCCACCACTTGAAGCTGGAGTGTTCACTATTGAGAACCTTGGTACAGAAGAGGAGCCATCATATCAACTGTCCAACCTCAAGCTCATCAATACAGAG ACTGAAGAGTCTCGGGTAATCCTGCACTACCATTATACCAAGTGGCCTGATTTTGGAGTACCTCAGAATCCTGATGTGTTCCTAGAGTTCCTGTATGCTGTTCGTGGTAGTGGTGTTCTGGGAGAGAGTGTGGGACCTTGTGTTGTTCACTGTAGTGCTGGGATTGGGCGTACTGGCACCTTCTGTTTAGTGGATCTCATGTTAGCCAAT TTGGAGGGAGTAAGTGACCTCGGTGCAGTTAACACTCAGAGTGTGTTACTGGACATGCGTAAGCAGAGATTAGGGCTCATCCAAACACCAGATCAACTGAGATTCTCTTACATTGCCATTCTCCAAGGAGCCATACAAGACCTTCATCTTGAAACAAGTAGCTATGAACCAGAACTATCAGAAGAGTCAGAGGAAGACAGCCTCGATGACACTGACA gTGATGTTGACGAGGATGAGGACGAACGTATGGAGAGAAAATATCCAGGTCTGAGTCGGCAGTATGGTAGACCTTCAGAGGAGCTCCCCCCACCACTCCCCCCTCGCCCCCCAGACACACTACCCCCTGACTACTCTGATGACAGTGATGACGCCTATGAGAGACCACCTCCACCGCCCACTACACGCCCACCAG GTCCCCCAACATCCCCTCCATTGGGTAATGAGCAATCAACCAAACGCAGGAAGTTAGAGGAGGGACCCCCTGCAGAGGAAGGACCCCCAGTGCCAGCACGTAGCCTCAGTCCAGCTAAAGTCGATATCTACAATTCATCTGATCCTTTTTTAGGGGTAGGAAGAGGAGGCGATTCTCCTCAAAGACCCCCCCCTCTCCCAGCGAAGCAGGCTCGAGCCACCACTACTCTGAGTGGGGGGGTACAGCCTCCACCAGTACTCACTAATAGTGGTGGGGGGGAGCAGCCGCCACCACCGACCACCGTTAGTGTGGGTGGCGGTGAGATAGAAGATGAAGAGAGAGCTCTATTGTCTGAACTGGACGAGTTAGCCCAGATGGTGTCCACACACAACGGAGAGTTGTCAGCAGGACCAGA GTTTGTCTCAGAACGTGAAATGAGACGACAGAAAACATTGGACAAAATTCATTCAATAAAGAATCAGATTGATAATGAATCTGATTGGTCTGTTCCCTGGCTGTTGGTAGGCTTCGTAGCAGTGCTTGGATACTGTGTCTATTATGTACTGCGATAA